Within Flagellimonas maritima, the genomic segment GCAGGCTTAGGTATGCGGAGACAAAAAAGTACCCAAAACCCGTACTCTGAGGCATTCAATGATCCAACTAGCCAATTATGTAGCGGCCTATAAAGACCACGCCCTGCCGTCAGTCAAAGTTTGCTCATCCTCGCAGGCAATGTATTCTCCAGGTATGGGCAAATAGGCCAAAACCTCTTCCCCTATATATTCTGTATTTTTATAGGACCAAATGGCCATTTCACGGAGGGAGCCGGCAAAGCTGTAACGCGAAATCTCGTCATCAAGTTTGGCCACCATCCCTTTTTCAACATCGTTAAAATAAGCATCAACGGCTTCCAGATGTGCTTCTTCAACAGTAGCGGTTCTTTTCTTTAGGTATTTGGCCAGAACGGGCTCCAAATCCTCTTCGTTGAGTTCTGCTAGTGTTTCCTTTTGTGCGGTCTCTAAAACTTCATCCGTAAATAGACCCATTCCCAACTTAAGAAAGTCTTGGTGTTCTTTGGGCAATGCCTCTTTTGCAAAAGTATCTATAAATACGTGCACGTTCATTTCAGTGGCAGAAGGGGTGTCGGTTTTGGGGAGTATCATGTCCAAGAGGGTATGTAGAACCATACCTTCGTCTTTGGTAAAAAAGCTTGGGGTCCAATCCAATACTTTTTTGCCTTCGCAACTTTGTAAAATTCCCAAAAGGCTAGGGGCAGCAACGGTGTACCCAAAGACAAGCCCCATATTTTTGAGTGCTATTCTTCTTTCCATTATATTGATCCTTTTTTAAGTTCTTTTGCCGCGTGGTCCACGGCTCTGGCGGTAAATGCCATATAGGTCAAAGAGGGGTTTACGCAACTTGCCGAGGTCATAAAAGAACCATCGGTAACATAGACATTCTTGACCGAGTGCAGTTGGTTGTTCGCGTTCACCACCGATGTTTTTGGATTCTTGCCCATCCGTGCCGTTCCCATTTCATGGATTCCCAAACCAAGGGCATATTCATCATCGTAGATTTCAATATCCCTTACCCCTGATTTCTCCAACATTGTAGCAGCCTGTTCCTGCATATCTTTGCGCATGTTGAGCTCGTTTTCCTTTATTTCGGCATCAAAAGTAACGGTAGGCAGTCCCCATTGGTCCACTTTATCATAATCCAGCGTCATTTTATTGTCGTGATAGGGCAGTATTTCGCCAAATGCCAACATGTTCATGGTCCAACCGCCCGGTTTTAGAATGGCATCTTTAAACGCTTTTCCGTGCGAAAGCTCTGCTGCGGCATCTTCATAATCGCCCCTACCTGCACCACCTTGGTACCCATAGCCCCGGGTGAAATCTTTCATGTTACTGTCGCCGCCCAGGTTACGGAACCGTGGAATGTAGATTCCGTTGGGCTTTCTTCCCTTATAATATTTATCGTCAAAACCGTCCATTTTGCCTCTTGCACCGGTCTTAAAATGATGGTCCATAATATTATGTCCCAATTCCCCGGAATCGTTCCCCATACCATTTGGGAACCTATCGGATTTGGACTGCATCAAAATTGAGGTAGAGGCGATGGCCGAGGCACAAAGGAAAATAACTTTGGCCTTGAACTCATAGGTTTCTTTGGTTACCCGGTCTATCACTTTTACCCCTGTTGCTTTCTTTGTATTGGAATCATACATGATTTCATGTACAATGGAATCTGGCCGTAAGGTCATATTGCCGGTTCTTTCGGCTGCGGGCAATGTAGAGGAATTGCTGCTAAAGTAGGCGCCAAATGGGCAACCTCTTACGCACCTGTTCCTAAACTTACAGGAACTGCGGTTTAAACCGTCAAATTTTTTATCGCTGTTGATGTGGGCGACCCTTCCTGCGGTAACCACGCGCCCATCAAAATTATCCGAAACCTTTTCGCGAACGTGCTGCTCAACACAGTTAAGTTCCATCATGGGTTCAAATTGGCCATCGGGTAATTGGGGCAAGTTCAACAATTCCCCAGAAACACCGATGTAGCTTTCAACTTTATCGTACCAAGGGGCAATATCTTTATAACGCACGGGCCAATCTATGGCTACGCCTTCCTTTTTATTGGCCTCAAAATCAATATCGCTCCAGCGATAACTATGGCGGCCCCACATTAAGGAACGTCCCCCAACGTGGTATCCGCGGATCCAATCAAATCGTTTTGTCTCATTATAAGGATGCTCTATGTCATCCACAAACCAAAAATGGTGCGGTGCTTTTATGGTATAGCCCGTTCGGTTTTGCTTTTCTTGTCTTTTGAGCTGTTCCGGTGAAAGTTCACCATTGTTTGGAAAATCCCAGAGGTCTTTGTTGGCAGTTGGGTAGTCTGTAATATGGTTGACCATACGGCCACGTTCCAAAACCAAGGTCTTTAAGCCCTTTTCACAAAGTTCTTTTGCGGCCCAACCACCACTAATGCCCGTTCCTACTACTATGGCATCGTATGACTCCTGCTCATCGTTGTAATAAAATTTACTCATTTAATAGGATTGTTTATTTCCTAAATGTATTAATTATTAAATTAATTTTCTACATTTAATCCCTATGTTTATTGAGAATGTATCACTATAACGTTGTAGTTTTTTGATTCTTGTCAATGATAGACCATCAACTATATGAAAAGAAGAGATTTCATTCAAAATAGTGCCCAAACCGGAGCAGCGCTTACATTATTGGGGTTTTACGCCTGTAATCAAAACCGTAAAAAAGAATCGCAAAAAACTGAAATGACCGAAGAAGTCCCTGAAAAAGAGGAACAGTTGTTCAAACTTTCGCTTGCACAATGGTCCATTCATAAAATGATCAACGACGAGGGAATGAATCCTTATCTTTTTGCTGAAAAAGCAAAGAGTTTGGGGTTTTCAGGCTTGGAATATGTAAACCAATTGTACGAGGACGAGTTGAAGGCTTTTGAATCTTCAAAAGAAGCTATGGAAGACTTTGTTCGTAAATCCAAAATGGAAAGTGAAAAGCATGGACTGGAGAACCTCATCATAATGATCGATCATGAAGGGGATTTGTCAGCTGCAGATGAACAAGAACGAAAAACAGCGGTAGAAAATCATTATAAATGGGTAGATGCCGCAGCAGCACTTGGATGTCACTCCGTGCGGGTCAACCTTATGGGGAGCAAGGTCGCCGAAGAATGGACCCCAGCATCCGTAGATGGGCTAACGCAATTGGCCAACTATGCAAAAGATAAAAATATCAATGTCATTGTAGAAAACCATGGCGGATTCTCTTCCAATGCACAAATGTTGGTGGAGGTGATGGAAAAGGTTGATCTCCCCAATTGTGGGACACTCCCTGATTTTGGCAATTTCTGTGTTAAACGCGAAGATGGTTCCTATTTTGATACAGCCTGCATAGAAGAATACGATAGATATAAGGGAATAGAAGAACTAATGCCCTATGCAAAGGCGGTCAGCGCAAAATCACATGATTTTGATGCCGAGGGAAACGAAATCCATACAGACTATGGCCGGATGCTGAAAATTGTTAAAGACTCCGGTTACAGAGGGTATATTGGTGTAGAGTACGAAGGAGATACGTTGAGTGAGGAAGAGGGAATTCTGGCGACCAAAAAATTAGTGGCCAATTCCTTAAATTTATCCATATAAAACACTTGGCCCATGAAGGGATTTTTACATCAGCTCTTTGACTATAATTTTTACTCGAATAGAAAGCTTATTGAGCAATGTATGGGTATGAAAGAAGTTCCTGAAAAGAGTTTGGAGCTTTTCAACCATATCCTAAATGCGCACCATACGTGGAACAAAAGAATTATGGGAAAACCTAAAGAATTCGATATTTCCCATCAACATTTACTGGAGAATTGGGAGGATGTCCACTATGAAAATCAACGGACATCTTTTGAGATCATTACCAATACCGAAGACTTTAGTACGCGGATAGACTATGAAAGCAGCGAGGGAAGAACCTTTGCCAATGAATTAAAGGATATACTCTTCCACATCATCAACCATTCCACACACCACAGAGGACAGATTTTGGCAGATTTTAGAACTAGCGGCATAGAACCAGAATCTTTGGACTATATATTTTATAAAAGATAACCTTACTATTATTTACTTATGAACCTTAAGACGAAGTTTCAACTATCCTTTATGATGTTCCTTGAATTTTTTATCTGGGGAGGATGGTTTGTTACCATGGGCATTTATTTGCCAAATACGCTACAGGCCAGTGGCGCCGATATTGCCGTGGCTTATTCCACACAATCTTGGGGAGCTATCATTGCACCATTTATTATAGGATTGATTGCGGACCGTTATTTTAATGCAGAAAAAATCCTGGGCATTTCCCATTTGATAGGCGCCGTCTTAATGTACCAATTGGCCAACGCAACAGATTTTGGAACATTTTATCCCTATGTCTTGGGTTATATGATCGTATATATGCCCACGCTGGCACTGGTGAATTCAGTTTCGTTCAATCAGATGAAGGATCCCGCAAAGGAATTTTCTTTTGTGCGTGTCTTTGGGACCATAGGTTGGATCGTGGCAGGGCTATCAATTAGTTTTTTTGGATGGGACAGTGAAGTGGGCGTACAGGAAGGTTTGCTCAAGAACACCTTTTTAATGGTCGGTGCGGCCTCGGCAGTGCTTGGCCTATTTAGTTTTACACTGCCCAAAACTCCACCAAAAGTGTCCAAGGACGAAAAAATTTCAATCTCCGATATATTGGGTCTTGAAGCTTTGAAATTATTAAAAGACCGAAACTTTCTTATCTTTTTTATAGCATCCGTATTGATTTGTATTCCGTTGGCCTTCTACTACCAACATGCAGGGCAGTT encodes:
- a CDS encoding GMC oxidoreductase, whose amino-acid sequence is MSKFYYNDEQESYDAIVVGTGISGGWAAKELCEKGLKTLVLERGRMVNHITDYPTANKDLWDFPNNGELSPEQLKRQEKQNRTGYTIKAPHHFWFVDDIEHPYNETKRFDWIRGYHVGGRSLMWGRHSYRWSDIDFEANKKEGVAIDWPVRYKDIAPWYDKVESYIGVSGELLNLPQLPDGQFEPMMELNCVEQHVREKVSDNFDGRVVTAGRVAHINSDKKFDGLNRSSCKFRNRCVRGCPFGAYFSSNSSTLPAAERTGNMTLRPDSIVHEIMYDSNTKKATGVKVIDRVTKETYEFKAKVIFLCASAIASTSILMQSKSDRFPNGMGNDSGELGHNIMDHHFKTGARGKMDGFDDKYYKGRKPNGIYIPRFRNLGGDSNMKDFTRGYGYQGGAGRGDYEDAAAELSHGKAFKDAILKPGGWTMNMLAFGEILPYHDNKMTLDYDKVDQWGLPTVTFDAEIKENELNMRKDMQEQAATMLEKSGVRDIEIYDDEYALGLGIHEMGTARMGKNPKTSVVNANNQLHSVKNVYVTDGSFMTSASCVNPSLTYMAFTARAVDHAAKELKKGSI
- a CDS encoding DinB family protein — encoded protein: MKGFLHQLFDYNFYSNRKLIEQCMGMKEVPEKSLELFNHILNAHHTWNKRIMGKPKEFDISHQHLLENWEDVHYENQRTSFEIITNTEDFSTRIDYESSEGRTFANELKDILFHIINHSTHHRGQILADFRTSGIEPESLDYIFYKR
- a CDS encoding gluconate 2-dehydrogenase subunit 3 family protein: MERRIALKNMGLVFGYTVAAPSLLGILQSCEGKKVLDWTPSFFTKDEGMVLHTLLDMILPKTDTPSATEMNVHVFIDTFAKEALPKEHQDFLKLGMGLFTDEVLETAQKETLAELNEEDLEPVLAKYLKKRTATVEEAHLEAVDAYFNDVEKGMVAKLDDEISRYSFAGSLREMAIWSYKNTEYIGEEVLAYLPIPGEYIACEDEQTLTDGRAWSL
- a CDS encoding nucleoside permease, producing the protein MNLKTKFQLSFMMFLEFFIWGGWFVTMGIYLPNTLQASGADIAVAYSTQSWGAIIAPFIIGLIADRYFNAEKILGISHLIGAVLMYQLANATDFGTFYPYVLGYMIVYMPTLALVNSVSFNQMKDPAKEFSFVRVFGTIGWIVAGLSISFFGWDSEVGVQEGLLKNTFLMVGAASAVLGLFSFTLPKTPPKVSKDEKISISDILGLEALKLLKDRNFLIFFIASVLICIPLAFYYQHAGQFLGEIGVSNPAGKMTIGQISEVLFMLLLPFFFKRFGFKKTILAGMLAWTVRYLLFAYGNAGELAFMLLIGIALHGICYDFFFVSGQIYTDSKAGERYKSAAQGLITLATYGVGMLIGFWIAGMITDSYLISENVHEWKNIWTFPAIFAFVVLVLFVLLFKNEKIEYKE
- a CDS encoding sugar phosphate isomerase/epimerase family protein yields the protein MKRRDFIQNSAQTGAALTLLGFYACNQNRKKESQKTEMTEEVPEKEEQLFKLSLAQWSIHKMINDEGMNPYLFAEKAKSLGFSGLEYVNQLYEDELKAFESSKEAMEDFVRKSKMESEKHGLENLIIMIDHEGDLSAADEQERKTAVENHYKWVDAAAALGCHSVRVNLMGSKVAEEWTPASVDGLTQLANYAKDKNINVIVENHGGFSSNAQMLVEVMEKVDLPNCGTLPDFGNFCVKREDGSYFDTACIEEYDRYKGIEELMPYAKAVSAKSHDFDAEGNEIHTDYGRMLKIVKDSGYRGYIGVEYEGDTLSEEEGILATKKLVANSLNLSI